One Primulina tabacum isolate GXHZ01 chromosome 10, ASM2559414v2, whole genome shotgun sequence DNA segment encodes these proteins:
- the LOC142505133 gene encoding protein SEMI-ROLLED LEAF 2-like isoform X2, giving the protein MGIMSRKLFPACESMCVCCPALRSRSRQPVKRYKKLLADIFPKSPAGRPNDRKIGKLCEYAVKNPFRIPKIAKYLEERCYKELRNSNLIFVSVVAETYNKLLQVCTEQVAYFAVNLLNVINELLDDAKQDDAIIIGCQTLSTFIYRQVDGTYARNIENLVEKVCLLACKSDDVHQKHKLRAASLQCLSAMVWFMAEFSQIFVDLDKIVLVILDNFEMEQNEEDDEGRNANHYWVDEVSRCEGRVAPGVGGDLSPSHTIIRSRPEKKDPSLLTREEAEMPKIWAQICIQRLVDLAKESMTMRLVLDPMLIYFDNGRHWGPNNGLALNVLSDMSYFMESPENQQSILAGVVRHLDHKNIAHDPPTKCHVIITATCLARQIRSEFLISDTGFVSDLCRHLRKSCQATAESVGEQELKLNTALQTSIENCLWEIMRGIVDVRPLFDVMSITLEKLPPVKAVAHAALSSLIILAHVISLASIPVHTQKAFPEALLVQLLKVMSHSDVEIRVGGHQIFGILLTPSFTQTRNGIFHHPRRWQSKNASTFASITSLLKRLRGEKYGTKVNQGSEKDDFKNLDEVDEEWKHGWSHKNSPNIHIFSSLFDQANRPASFPETEQSFLHCNEDQIAQLLSALWIQLNLLNNLPANVEAIAHSFYLILVSSYLKNSNNTIVLRFFQLPMSLRKLALDSNNGSLSPAYQRLLLVLSTAMLMFAAKLYHVADSHDLFNMLLENDVDPFIGMSDDYQVYLKPQVEVKDYGSASDNEEALSFLTKLRNKAYESDKIVYGLLSESLSSITKFGAEDIAKQLSEEFVPDEAFMFGNNSILDIDYTQTAAHSKGSPSYDGEFSANSLVDDDAVTMSSVADISRFVPKAPPSASPSMSRIVSIAKLLESALEVAGQVAGASVSTSPLPYSAMTNQCEAFGTDTRKKLSNWLLHDNQYSKANIPFFPANGLSAVDKISSYEHDRGAAQPMNPWLALKLPPASPFDNFLKAARG; this is encoded by the exons ATGGGTATTATGTCCCGCAAGTTATTCCCGGCCTGTGAGAGCATGTGTGTGTGCTGCCCTGCTCTAAGGTCAAGGTCTCGGCAGCCAGTTAAGCGGTACAAGAAATTGCTTGCTGATATATTTCCTAAATCACCC GCTGGTCGTCCAAATGACCGGAAAATTGGAAAGCTATGTGAATATGCTGTCAAAAATCCATTCCGAATTCCAAAG ATTGCTAAATATCTCGAAGAAAGGTGTTACAAAGAACTGCGAAATAGTAACCTTATATTTGTCAGTGTCGTTGCGGAAACCTACAACAAATTACTTCAAGTGTGTACCGAGCAAGT AGCATATTTCGCTGTTAATTTGTTGAATGTTATAAATGAACTGCTGGATGACGCCAAACAAGATGATGCCATAATAATTGGATGCCAAACACTGTCTACTTTTATATACCGTCAG GTAGATGGAACTTACGCTCGTAATATTGAAAATTTGGTGGAAAAAGTATGCTTGTTGGCTTGCAAGAGTGATGACGTGCATCAAAAGCATAAGTTGAGGGCAGCAAGCTTGCAGTGCCTCTCTGCCATG GTCTGGTTTATGGCAGAGTTCTCTCAGATATTTGTTGATCTGGACAAG ATTGTGCTTGTTATTCTTGATAACTTTGAGATGGAACAAAATGAAGAAGATGACGAGGGAAGGAATGCGAATCATTATTGGGTGGATGAGGTGTCAAGATGTGAGGGAAGAGTTGCTCCTGGAGTTGGTGGTGACTTGAGTCCTAGTCACACGATCATAAGATCACGACCGGAGAAGAAAGATCCTTCTCTCCTAACGAG AGAAGAGGCTGAGATGCCAAAAATATGGGCGCAAATATGTATTCAGAGGTTGGTTGATCTGGCGAAGGAGAGTATGACAATGCGACTAGTATTGGATccaatgttaatttattttgacaatggGAGGCACTGGGGTCCGAATAATGGTTTGGCACTCAATGTTCTTTCTGATATGTCTTACTTCATGGAAAGTCCAG aGAATCAACAATCTATTTTAGCTGGCGTGGTTCGACATTTAGACCACAAGAACATAGCACATGATCCCCCTACTAAGTGCCACGTTATCATAACTGCGACCTGTTTGGCTCGTCAAATAAGATCGGAGTTTTTGATTTCTGATACGGGGTTTGTTAGCGACCTCTGCCGACACCTGCGCAAAAGCTGTCAAGCAACAGCTGAATCAGTTGGAGAGCAAGAGCTGAAATTGAATACTGCTCTTCAAACTTCCATAGAAAATTGTTTGTGGGAAATCATGAGAGGG ATCGTTGATGTGCGGCCTTTATTTGATGTCATGTCAATCACACTGGAGAAGCTTCCACCAGTAAAGGCTGTTGCACATGCAGCTctttcatcacttataatccTTGCTCATGTGATTTCCTTGGCATCTATTCCTGTTCACACACAGAAG GCTTTTCCCGAGGCACTTCTTGTTCAACTTTTGAAAGTCATGTCGCATTCGGATGTGGAAATACGTGTCGGAGGGCATCAAATATTTGGTATTCTTCTCACTCCGAGTTTTACCCAGACAAGAAATGGTATTTTTCATCATCCTAGGAGATGGCAGTCCAAAAATGCATCGACATTTGCCTCAATTACTAGCCTTCTGAAGAGGCTCCGTGGAGAAAAGTACGGTACTAAAGTGAATCAAGGAAGTGAAAAGGATGATTTTAAGAATTTGGATGAAGTCGACGAGGAGTGGAAGCATGGGTGGTCGCACAAGAATTCTCCCAATATTCATATTTTTAGCAGTCTTTTCGACCAGGCCAATAGACCAGCTAGCTTCCCTGAGACT GAACAATCTTTTTTGCACTGCAACGAGGACCAAATAGCACAATTGCTATCTGCTTTATGGATACAGCTTAATCTTCTTAATAATCTACCAGCAAATGTTGAAGCCATTGCTCATTCCTTCTATTTAATACTTGTTTCTTCGTATCTCAAG AACTCCAACAATACGATTGTACTCCGATTCTTTCAGCTTCCCATGTCACTCAGAAAGTTGGCCTTGGACTCCAATAATG GTTCTTTATCTCCTGCATACCAGCGATTGCTTCTTGTATTGTCAACTGCAATGTTGATGTTTGCTGCAAAGTTGTATCACGTTGCTGACTCCCACgatttatttaatatgttgctTGAGAATGAT GTTGATCCATTTATTGGCATGAGTGATGACTATCAAGTTTATCTGAAGCCGCAAGTTGAAGTGAAAGATTATGGTTCAGCTTCAGACAATGAGGAAGCTTTATCTTTTCTCACTAAACTGCGGAACAAAGCCTATGAGTCCGACAAAATTGTTTATGGCCTGTTATCTGAAAGTTTATCCAGCATTACCAAG TTTGGGGCCGAGGATATAGCCAAACAACTATCTGAAGAATTTGTACCTGACGAAGCTTTTATGTTTGGCAACAATTCAATACTCGACATAGATTACACCCAAACAGCTGCACACTCCAAGGGATCACCATCCTATGACGGG GAATTTTCTGCAAATTCATTGGTCGATGATGACGCTGTTACCATGTCATCGGTTGCTGACATATCCCGCTTCGTCCCCAAGGCACCACCATCTGCATCTCCATCGATGTCTCGTATTGTCAGCATCGCAAAGTTACTTGAATCG GCACTCGAGGTTGCAGGTCAAGTAGCCGGAGCATCTGTCTCCACCTCGCCACTTCCATACAGCGCTATGACCAATCAATGCGAGGCCTTTGGTACCGACACACGGAAGAAGCTTTCAAATTGGTTGCTTCATGATAATCAGTACAGTAAAGCCAATATTCCATTTTTTCCTGCAAATGGGTTGTCAGCAGTTGACAAG ATATCGAGCTATGAACACGATCGAGGTGCTGCACAACCAATGAACCCATGGTTGGCTCTCAAGTTACCTCCTGCCAGCCCATTCGACAATTTCCTCAAAGCTGCTCGTGGTTAA
- the LOC142505133 gene encoding protein SEMI-ROLLED LEAF 2-like isoform X1, with amino-acid sequence MGIMSRKLFPACESMCVCCPALRSRSRQPVKRYKKLLADIFPKSPAGRPNDRKIGKLCEYAVKNPFRIPKIAKYLEERCYKELRNSNLIFVSVVAETYNKLLQVCTEQVAYFAVNLLNVINELLDDAKQDDAIIIGCQTLSTFIYRQVDGTYARNIENLVEKVCLLACKSDDVHQKHKLRAASLQCLSAMVWFMAEFSQIFVDLDKIVLVILDNFEMEQNEEDDEGRNANHYWVDEVSRCEGRVAPGVGGDLSPSHTIIRSRPEKKDPSLLTREEAEMPKIWAQICIQRLVDLAKESMTMRLVLDPMLIYFDNGRHWGPNNGLALNVLSDMSYFMESPENQQSILAGVVRHLDHKNIAHDPPTKCHVIITATCLARQIRSEFLISDTGFVSDLCRHLRKSCQATAESVGEQELKLNTALQTSIENCLWEIMRGIVDVRPLFDVMSITLEKLPPVKAVAHAALSSLIILAHVISLASIPVHTQKSYFQAFPEALLVQLLKVMSHSDVEIRVGGHQIFGILLTPSFTQTRNGIFHHPRRWQSKNASTFASITSLLKRLRGEKYGTKVNQGSEKDDFKNLDEVDEEWKHGWSHKNSPNIHIFSSLFDQANRPASFPETEQSFLHCNEDQIAQLLSALWIQLNLLNNLPANVEAIAHSFYLILVSSYLKNSNNTIVLRFFQLPMSLRKLALDSNNGSLSPAYQRLLLVLSTAMLMFAAKLYHVADSHDLFNMLLENDVDPFIGMSDDYQVYLKPQVEVKDYGSASDNEEALSFLTKLRNKAYESDKIVYGLLSESLSSITKFGAEDIAKQLSEEFVPDEAFMFGNNSILDIDYTQTAAHSKGSPSYDGEFSANSLVDDDAVTMSSVADISRFVPKAPPSASPSMSRIVSIAKLLESALEVAGQVAGASVSTSPLPYSAMTNQCEAFGTDTRKKLSNWLLHDNQYSKANIPFFPANGLSAVDKISSYEHDRGAAQPMNPWLALKLPPASPFDNFLKAARG; translated from the exons ATGGGTATTATGTCCCGCAAGTTATTCCCGGCCTGTGAGAGCATGTGTGTGTGCTGCCCTGCTCTAAGGTCAAGGTCTCGGCAGCCAGTTAAGCGGTACAAGAAATTGCTTGCTGATATATTTCCTAAATCACCC GCTGGTCGTCCAAATGACCGGAAAATTGGAAAGCTATGTGAATATGCTGTCAAAAATCCATTCCGAATTCCAAAG ATTGCTAAATATCTCGAAGAAAGGTGTTACAAAGAACTGCGAAATAGTAACCTTATATTTGTCAGTGTCGTTGCGGAAACCTACAACAAATTACTTCAAGTGTGTACCGAGCAAGT AGCATATTTCGCTGTTAATTTGTTGAATGTTATAAATGAACTGCTGGATGACGCCAAACAAGATGATGCCATAATAATTGGATGCCAAACACTGTCTACTTTTATATACCGTCAG GTAGATGGAACTTACGCTCGTAATATTGAAAATTTGGTGGAAAAAGTATGCTTGTTGGCTTGCAAGAGTGATGACGTGCATCAAAAGCATAAGTTGAGGGCAGCAAGCTTGCAGTGCCTCTCTGCCATG GTCTGGTTTATGGCAGAGTTCTCTCAGATATTTGTTGATCTGGACAAG ATTGTGCTTGTTATTCTTGATAACTTTGAGATGGAACAAAATGAAGAAGATGACGAGGGAAGGAATGCGAATCATTATTGGGTGGATGAGGTGTCAAGATGTGAGGGAAGAGTTGCTCCTGGAGTTGGTGGTGACTTGAGTCCTAGTCACACGATCATAAGATCACGACCGGAGAAGAAAGATCCTTCTCTCCTAACGAG AGAAGAGGCTGAGATGCCAAAAATATGGGCGCAAATATGTATTCAGAGGTTGGTTGATCTGGCGAAGGAGAGTATGACAATGCGACTAGTATTGGATccaatgttaatttattttgacaatggGAGGCACTGGGGTCCGAATAATGGTTTGGCACTCAATGTTCTTTCTGATATGTCTTACTTCATGGAAAGTCCAG aGAATCAACAATCTATTTTAGCTGGCGTGGTTCGACATTTAGACCACAAGAACATAGCACATGATCCCCCTACTAAGTGCCACGTTATCATAACTGCGACCTGTTTGGCTCGTCAAATAAGATCGGAGTTTTTGATTTCTGATACGGGGTTTGTTAGCGACCTCTGCCGACACCTGCGCAAAAGCTGTCAAGCAACAGCTGAATCAGTTGGAGAGCAAGAGCTGAAATTGAATACTGCTCTTCAAACTTCCATAGAAAATTGTTTGTGGGAAATCATGAGAGGG ATCGTTGATGTGCGGCCTTTATTTGATGTCATGTCAATCACACTGGAGAAGCTTCCACCAGTAAAGGCTGTTGCACATGCAGCTctttcatcacttataatccTTGCTCATGTGATTTCCTTGGCATCTATTCCTGTTCACACACAGAAG TCCTATTTTCAGGCTTTTCCCGAGGCACTTCTTGTTCAACTTTTGAAAGTCATGTCGCATTCGGATGTGGAAATACGTGTCGGAGGGCATCAAATATTTGGTATTCTTCTCACTCCGAGTTTTACCCAGACAAGAAATGGTATTTTTCATCATCCTAGGAGATGGCAGTCCAAAAATGCATCGACATTTGCCTCAATTACTAGCCTTCTGAAGAGGCTCCGTGGAGAAAAGTACGGTACTAAAGTGAATCAAGGAAGTGAAAAGGATGATTTTAAGAATTTGGATGAAGTCGACGAGGAGTGGAAGCATGGGTGGTCGCACAAGAATTCTCCCAATATTCATATTTTTAGCAGTCTTTTCGACCAGGCCAATAGACCAGCTAGCTTCCCTGAGACT GAACAATCTTTTTTGCACTGCAACGAGGACCAAATAGCACAATTGCTATCTGCTTTATGGATACAGCTTAATCTTCTTAATAATCTACCAGCAAATGTTGAAGCCATTGCTCATTCCTTCTATTTAATACTTGTTTCTTCGTATCTCAAG AACTCCAACAATACGATTGTACTCCGATTCTTTCAGCTTCCCATGTCACTCAGAAAGTTGGCCTTGGACTCCAATAATG GTTCTTTATCTCCTGCATACCAGCGATTGCTTCTTGTATTGTCAACTGCAATGTTGATGTTTGCTGCAAAGTTGTATCACGTTGCTGACTCCCACgatttatttaatatgttgctTGAGAATGAT GTTGATCCATTTATTGGCATGAGTGATGACTATCAAGTTTATCTGAAGCCGCAAGTTGAAGTGAAAGATTATGGTTCAGCTTCAGACAATGAGGAAGCTTTATCTTTTCTCACTAAACTGCGGAACAAAGCCTATGAGTCCGACAAAATTGTTTATGGCCTGTTATCTGAAAGTTTATCCAGCATTACCAAG TTTGGGGCCGAGGATATAGCCAAACAACTATCTGAAGAATTTGTACCTGACGAAGCTTTTATGTTTGGCAACAATTCAATACTCGACATAGATTACACCCAAACAGCTGCACACTCCAAGGGATCACCATCCTATGACGGG GAATTTTCTGCAAATTCATTGGTCGATGATGACGCTGTTACCATGTCATCGGTTGCTGACATATCCCGCTTCGTCCCCAAGGCACCACCATCTGCATCTCCATCGATGTCTCGTATTGTCAGCATCGCAAAGTTACTTGAATCG GCACTCGAGGTTGCAGGTCAAGTAGCCGGAGCATCTGTCTCCACCTCGCCACTTCCATACAGCGCTATGACCAATCAATGCGAGGCCTTTGGTACCGACACACGGAAGAAGCTTTCAAATTGGTTGCTTCATGATAATCAGTACAGTAAAGCCAATATTCCATTTTTTCCTGCAAATGGGTTGTCAGCAGTTGACAAG ATATCGAGCTATGAACACGATCGAGGTGCTGCACAACCAATGAACCCATGGTTGGCTCTCAAGTTACCTCCTGCCAGCCCATTCGACAATTTCCTCAAAGCTGCTCGTGGTTAA
- the LOC142505145 gene encoding pentatricopeptide repeat-containing protein At4g01990, mitochondrial-like: protein MATRKISGLILQKSLLSARWLCTVKETTKTVKERKNLLFNRVSRITPFSKTSANDVLDKWVGEGNPVKRYDLVNLIGYCRSRKKFHLALQLSDWMEKMNFERNNADQAVRIDLLYKTKDLASAEKYFDSLQDSEKTEKTLGAILRSFCNEKTIDKASETFKKMKESNYATTLNYNNMLALYHNMDQPEKVISLVEEMEEKHIAVDVYTYNLLINSYAAMKNFDAVEEVVEKMKSNNVKLSLFTYGNLATIYVSCGLFEKANHFLEMMEKIDNQVNEFGVGASRTRMKLYSEMNDLSGVKRAWESLKATYGGRPSNTSYLSMHVALSKLGDQESLENLFREWEMGCSHYDFRLPNVLLKFYLRRDMIEEATTLYENLLGKGMERYLSTLILFATLCIKKGQIDLALKYLETGVDKAKQKEKEFLISEETIKLFLDYFEENCDEDRAEKFVDCMRKIDRLESSVSDSLLSKIRASNRSIDI, encoded by the exons ATGGCGACTCGTAAAATTAGCGGTTTGATCCTCCAGAAATCGTTGTTATCTGCGCGTTGGTTGTGTACAGTAAAGGAAACTACGAAAACTGTAAAGGAGAGGAAAAACCTTCTGTTCAACAGAGTTTCGAGGATCACTCCATTCTCCAAAACCAGCGCGAATGATGTTCTTGACAAATGGGTGGGGGAAGGAAATCCCGTCAAGCGGTATGATTTGGTAAACCTCATCGGTTATTGCCGGAGTCGTAAAAAGTTTCACCTCGCTCTTCAG TTGTCTGATTGGATGGAAAAAATGAATTTCGAAAGAAACAATGCTGATCAAGCTGTGCGTATCGACCTACTCTACAAGACAAAAGATTTAGCTTCTGCAGAAAAATACTTCGATAGCCTCCAAGACTCGGAAAAAACTGAGAAAACCCTTGGAGCGATTCTTAGAAGTTTTTGCAATGAGAAAACAATTGACAAGGCTTCAGAGACCTTTAAGAAGATGAAGGAGTCAAATTATGCGACCACTCTAAATTACAATAATATGCTTGCACTCTACCATAACATGGACCAGCCAGAGAAAGTCATCTCATTAGTAGAAGAAATGGAAGAGAAACATATTGCTGTTGATGTTTATACTTATAATTTATTGATTAACAGTTATGCTGCTATGAAAAATTTTGACGCTGTTGAAGAAGTAGTAGAGAAAATGAAAAGTAATAATGTGAAATTAAGTTTGTTTACATATGGAAACCTAGCTACCATATATGTCAGTTGTGGGTTGTTCGAAAAGGCCAACCATTTTCTTGAAATGATGGAGAAAATTGATAATCAGGTGAACGAGTTTGGAGTTGGAGCTTCACGAACACGTATGAAGTTGTATTCTGAGATGAATGATTTATCAGGAGTTAAACGGGCATGGGAGTCTTTGAAGGCAACTTATGGGGGGCGCCCAAGTAATACTAGCTACCTTTCCATGCATGTAGCTCTTTCCAAACTCGGGGATCAAGAAAGCCTAGAGAATCTTTTTAGGGAGTGGGAAATGGGTTGTTCCCATTATGATTTCAGGTTACCGAACGTGTTGCTAAAGTTTTACCTTAGACGGGACATGATTGAAGAGGCCACAACGCTCTACGAAAATTTGCTTGGCAAAGGGATGGAACGTTATTTAAGCACATTGATCTTGTTTGCTACTCTATGCATAAAAAAGGGTCAGATAGATTTGGCTCTGAAGTATTTGGAGACAGGTGTGGATAAAGCGAAGCAGAAGGAGAAGGAATTTCTTATATCAGAGGAAACAATTAAACTTTTTCTGGATTATTTTGAGGAGAATTGTGATGAAGACAGAGCTGAGAAGTTCGTCGACTGCATGAGGAAGATCGATCGCCTCGAATCTTCTGTAAGCGATTCCTTGCTTTCGAAGATCAGAGCGTCCAATAGGTCCATAGATATCTAA